Part of the Triticum urartu cultivar G1812 chromosome 2, Tu2.1, whole genome shotgun sequence genome, AAGCCTAGCAAATATTTTTTGCTTTATACTGATTTATTTGCATGATTGTAGAGGTACATATAGAACGCTCTAATGAACAAAGGTACCATGACACATGTATATTTAGATGACACATTATTGCACCTTTTTCTACTTGAAAGTGTTATAAGCCAGTATCCAAGATGCGCTTGCTTCCGGTTACAATTCTACAACACAAGGAGAATTTATTTATAATGTTCTACTACACATTTATCATCAAAAAATGATGGTGTTGATATGGTGCAGGCCTTTCATGTTTTCATGGAGTCTACTTTAAGCTAGAGTTAATCAGTCGATAACCTCAAATATTGAAATCACCGCTACTAAAGAAATATAATTTAGTCCCAACCTAATAATAGTCTACATAAAATGGTTTGTTATTTTTCAATAAAATGTTAGTTACAATAACAGAGTAGTTTTGACAATAAATatgttttcaataatttcatttaTGTGTTATGTGAAATATCTAGCCCGTGCGGccgcacgggttgacgactagttttgcacgggttgacgactagtttTGGAAATAACTGAAATTTTGGCAAAAAAAGATACTTGAGCACATGTTTATGCATCATCTGCAAGTTTATTACTTGCACACACGAAATGGGCCACTGCATAAGAATACACTGCAGCCCGTACAAACCAAACATTGAACCATTAAAACAACACAGATAAAAGCACTTTTAAGCCGTCGGGAGCCCAGATGGGGCTAACAAACATTGGAAGAACTGACTTATTGAGATAAGCGCTAGATAAACATAGCCTGGCAGCTGTGCGAAGAGGATCAAGGATCAGTTCTCAAGCCAGGGCCAGCTTATTGTTGCCCGGACGAGAAAACACAACCTGCATGCAGTAGATACACATAGGGAGTGCGACATCCCGGTGAATACATAGAGTAAAAAGTATGAAGTCATATACTTATAAGCACATATATATACACAGAATATAATAGGTCCACACACCTGGTAATCTCCAAGTGTCCTTGTTCTGAAACCGGCTGCACAGTATATGAAGTAGTACTCCCATACACGGATGAACTTGTCATCAAAGCCCAGTGCCAAAATTTCACTGCAAAGGGACAGAAATTAGGAGTGATACCACGACAACACTATGCATGTGTATATGTACTTTGTGGCGAATTTACAAGGTTACTGGATGCATAGTGGTAATTACTCTTTGTTGGCCATTAGGTTGTCCCTCCAGCTCCTCAGAGTCAGGTAATACTGGTCACCATTAATATTTTCGAGGTGCTCTATGCTGCACTCAATGTGCATCCAGTGTCAGTCGAGATTGATCCACCATTAGTATCGAATTAAGCATCGACCCGACTGATGTTAAACATACCAGAGTCTAGCAGAGGCGGACACAGATGTTATCCGGGATAAAGAAGGAAGTGAACCCCCAGGGAAGATGTATTCTTTTATGAAGCCTGGGCTTCTAATGTATTCCTCGTAGAGTTCGTCCGGCATGGTGATGGCCTGAATGGACCCATAAGTGTACATATGGAGATGAAAATTAGTTCAAGAGTGAATAAAGTTAAGGTATGTTGGCAATTAGACCCAACAACCTCCTCATAGAGGCAGATATTTTCAGTGAATTTTTTAGCATTAGTGCTGTTAAACAATTAAGATTAGCATCGGACCTGTAGGACAAAAATGCCATCTTGAGCCAAGTGAGACTCGCAGCAGGTAAAAAATGCGTCTAAGTATTCATGGCCAACATGTTCGATCATCTCGCTGATTTACAGAAGAGGGATGCGTAATTTGCTACCACCCACACATACATGGACATATATACGAGATCATATTTGTACTATTCTTACCAGCTTATGATTCTGTCATATTTGCGAGCTGGTATCTGACGATAGTCGCACAGCAGGAAAGTTATATGATCCTGAGAATTAGTGGGAAAAAATAGTAGAGTTGTCAGGTAAAATTTGAGCGTTCTGATGTATAATGTCCAACTCACATATCTAGCAGGCCCAAAACTACAACAAAAGTTGTCTTGATTAGGCAATGCTCTGTTGGATAGAAGTTCAAGACAAAAGGGAGTAAATTTAATCTGATTCTATCAAAATATTAGTGCAATTACATTTGTAAAAATAAACCGGGTTAAAGGGGGATGTTCCCTCCCTTAAGTGCATGCTGTTTAGGACTTTAGGTAGAAGTGGTGCGGAGGCTGCACCTCAAACATGGCTTTTGGGAGCTCACGGGTGAGTGCTATAGCTAACTGAGCACCGCTCCGTTCTCAATGATATTTGCATGTTATACGAGGAAAAGGAAAGAGGAGGGTAAAATATAAACTTTAAATGTATGcatttgttttcttttttatATATCTCACGTTTTGGATCGAGATTCATTTTGCCATTTCCTCCCAAAATGTTCCTATGGTTATTTTCACTGACCAATATTAAAACATGGAACTGTACCTTTTGAAATACATGAAAATGCTTCTTGACTAATCTCAAACATCGATACCTTTTCTGAAAAGATATGAATTTAATGAACTATAGTACTTCAAATATAAATTTGTTAATACGCTACATCGAAAGGATTCTTGATCTTCCTCTGTTCAGACTCCATGCAGCTAGAGCCCACAACAGGTAACAAACTGGATACCGTGTAACAGCAGGAGTATCACATGACTAACCTCTAAGCCAGCTTCCTTAACTTTTCCGTGAGCAAATTTAAGCTGCTCCTCAGACAAAGTTATTCCAGTGTATTTGCGGCCAGTTTGCTTGACCACTTGTATTGCTAAGCCGCCCCAGCCGCTGCCGATCTCAAGGACATGATGATCCCTCTCAACTTTAGCCTTTTATTAAATGCAAGTTACAAGATTGAATCACCATCAGACCAGGGAAACAACTTCTAACTAACTGGCAATTACCTTGTCAATTATCTCGAGAGGTATGATTGTATTACCTTGTAAATTAGAAGGTTCAGTTTACGTATCTGGGATTCTTCTAAGCATTCGTCCTCCCTCTACAAAATTAATTGTAGCCCTAATATTAACAAAATTACTGAACTTTGTTTCTAAACTGCAGCACCAAACCATAAGATTGACAAACCTTGAAAATTCCACAAGAATATGTCATCGTTTTGTCCAGAAAAAGCGAGAAGAAATCATTACTCTGAATGCAAATATACGACAGGAAATGAATTGTTAGTACTGAGTTACGGCAATGCATGGTGGATCACAGAAATATATACATAAATGGTTTGGTACAGACTACAGACATATAGAGTTGACTATTCAAAAAAATCAATAGCATCTGCAGTAACTACCAATTGGACCGAAGAAACTGGTTACACTAGTGTAATGAAAAAAAGGAAGAAACACATGTACTGACCAGATCATAGTGTTGTGAAATGTTTCGACGAGTTTGTGTTACAGAGTTCTTCCTTGAGGTGTGGCGCAGAAAATATTTAGCAGATGCCAGCCCAGCGGTAAGAAGCATAGGTGTCCACCAACCCCTGCCAACAATATATAGTTATATACATGATTAGTTACTGCTTATTATAGGTCTTCACTTCAATCAATCGAGCATAGTAGAGAACCGAAGGTTTTGATACCTTTTGCTGACAATGCTGCTACTGCTCTTGGGTGCACCTCTGTTGGTAATGAAAATCTGTAGAGAAATGAATCACAGACTTAATCTGAGAAAAAAAAAGAGGGGAAATAGCCCAATCTGAACTATGATATAATTTTACCAGGAAAAGATTCAGAAGACCTTCTTTCTTATCATCAAAAGAGCACCAGCCGTTAATGTAGGCATCTGCCAAACCAAGGTCAGATTCTGTTGCAATCTGAGATATGCCAACCATCAGCAGCATAAACACAACTAATCCAAATGAGAAGATCGTATCTAGCaattcgagtagatgatttttcatataaaaaactttttcatccgagtttgtacgcaaaagttatgcccattttacaaattctcgagagatttcgcaaataaagtcaaaattcatatttgtaaattttcacaacaactagatcacatatcacatgggaaacttattttcttttatttttttgacatttccatcatttatttttattttttttaaactgaaaaggcggtccaagGGGGGGtgtgcattcggtggaagtgctggccaagttactaatggcgcaccgtgggagtggtgcgccattactagtaactagtaatggcgcaccactcccacggtgcgccattagtaaaaatttaattttttttactaaatttttactaatggcgcaccatgcgCCATTACTAATTTATTAATGGCGTACCGTGATAGCGGTGCGCcattgaactagtaatggcgcaccactcccacggtgcgccattagtagttttgaaaaaaaaaattaaaatttttttgtcactaatggcgcaccgtggatgtggtgcgccattagtatttggacactaatggcgcacaaacacatggtgcgccattaatatatactaatggcgcaccacatgtctgatgcgccattagtgtcatttccatctatagcccttttcctagtagtgcgcTGCGTAGGCGAGGGAATGGCGACGGTGCAAATCCGGAGCTGCCCCCGGTGTCCACCTTCAACCACTCCAACGCAATGTGGAGGGCCAGCTCCTCTTCGACGTCGAGGTCAGAGCCCGAATGGCTGTTGGAGCTTGATAAGTCCCTGGATTCGATCGGAATCGGAGAGGGAAGAGCAGGGGACggaacgagagaggagagtggcGTGCGCTAGGGTTCAGAGAGAGGACATACTGGGTTTTTTGTGGGGACGGCATGGGATCGGTGGTGGGCCGGGCTGATGTGGCAGACGTACCTAGGCCGCCCCATATCCGCCCTATTTTTGGGCTGGATATGGGGGCCGCCGGATAGCCCGGGCGTTTGAGGCCGGTTTGAGACACCCGTGTGGGTCGGGTTTTTTTTACCGGTAAGTGACTGGTCGACCTGCCGTGGAATTTGAGACGGGTTTGAGGCGCCCGGCTATAGAGCTCTTGTACGTCTTGTTGGACTATGGCATTGCTT contains:
- the LOC125534806 gene encoding tuberculostearic acid methyltransferase UfaA1-like — encoded protein: MGRPRYVCHISPAHHRSHAVPTKNPIATESDLGLADAYINGWCSFDDKKEGLLNLFLIFITNRGAPKSSSSIVSKRGWWTPMLLTAGLASAKYFLRHTSRKNSVTQTRRNISQHYDLSNDFFSLFLDKTMTYSCGIFKREDECLEESQIRKLNLLIYKAKVERDHHVLEIGSGWGGLAIQVVKQTGRKYTGITLSEEQLKFAHGKVKEAGLEDHITFLLCDYRQIPARKYDRIISCEMIEHVGHEYLDAFFTCCESHLAQDGIFVLQAITMPDELYEEYIRSPGFIKEYIFPGGSLPSLSRITSVSASARLCIEHLENINGDQYYLTLRSWRDNLMANKDEILALGFDDKFIRVWEYYFIYCAAGFRTRTLGDYQVVFSRPGNNKLALA